ATATAgtattgaaaacactttaattCTCAATGTTGAtgtatcaaaaacaacaacaacactaatttccaaattttagtcaaaacacctcTTTATTTTACAACCCAAAGGGACTCGTCCCCATTCCCAATATGGAGTATTAACACTAAAACTGCCGCAACACCTCTTAAACGTCAGCAAAAGAATCTCATCTTGTTAGAATTTATAATAAGCTCATGCTGTTTGCAACTTATTTGTATTTAACGTATATTTCTTTTGATGGTTCGGACTAAAACAATATAtgaacaattaatatattttaaataaatcatacatTGTTCAAAACTAATAATATTGATTTCTTCATGATTTCAAGGTTGAAGGGAATTGCCAAGCAACTCCGCTATATCCGGAATTTGACTAATCCGACAAATATTCCACGTAGTGAAATAACACCGTGGCTTTATTACAAACTAATTTTCTATGATTGCGCactttaataacaatatttatttgatgCTTTCCGTTGGTTTatcgaaataaaacataaatataaagtgcgtacaaatatttatgttttattttttatatattcgaTGTTTGATTGTCGTACTAATGTagattttacactttttattttgAGGCATCCAACTTTTTGTCAAAAAAGTTTTCAGTTAAATTAATCacttaaattgttattttatgtagCAAGCATAAATCGTGTACAAGTGCTATCTTGAAGAGATGTGATTGTTATACTGAGTgtgattttatacatttatattcagTCAAGGcttttatatatttgacattttaaatgacattaaataaacaaaattatttttcagGCAATGGCAATCCACTGGCAATATGCGGAATCCTTCGGTGACACGAACCTTAAGATGCTTGAGAACGAGGATCTCTGTGATGTCACATTCTCAGCTGGAAATGAGCAAGAACAGATCAGATGTCACAGATTCATTCTCGCCAGCCGTAGTCCAGTCTTCTATGCCATGTTCTGTGGTACCCTTGCTGAATCAAAAGATGTTATCTGCGTCCCAGATATTGAGCCAATTACACTTAAAATTTTAATACGGTTGGTATTATACTGAAAAAGGCTGTGATTGCAGGTTAAGGATTTTTAAGGGTTAGTTATTGAaaacatacaattataaaaatgaaaagaaaaacatgCGTGATACATAGGGAAATTTTTATCTGAGTTGTGATTTACCCGTTTTATGAACTAAGGATGCTTTTGGAGAGACAACAACTAGCAActaatgaataaaaatataaaaatgcaattgATAGTATACTTGTAGTGCAATATGTGTTCATTTGAACCCTACTTGAATTactttgaaatttgaaaacaGAATATCTGCGgatattattaaccaggttttccgagtGAAAAAACCgcttattagattggcgaatgtcggcgggcgggcgatAGGAACAAGCTTgaccgggccataactatgtcattaatcgtgagattttaaaatcatttggcacattttttcaccatcattggacggtgtgttgcgcgaaagatttgcgtcgatatctcaaatgttaaggtcgccacaactaaaaatagattggatTTGAAACAAGAGGgataactatgaacaatcagtaacaattcacattttgagttgtctgcctttttatcagacttttttttcaaattgaaatcaaggtcgccaagAGTAAAATTAGATTGAATTTGACTCAAGGTgtgtaacaatgcacattttaaattGCCTCCCTTTAtgagacttttttttcaaattgaaaacctggttttgtgacaattttgtcccttgtaatGTCTTGTTATGCAACATGAACATGGTCTCTTCCAGGTATCTATACAGcggcaaggtcaaaataaatgcTGAGACAGTTCTCAGTCTGTTGTACGCTGCTAAGAAGTACGATATTCCTGGACTGGATTCCAAATGCAAGTCTTTCCTGAATGAAAACGTCAATTGCGAAAACGTTTGCACAATTCTCGACCAGGCCATAGTGTTTGATGATGAAGATCTGAAAAGTAAAAGTTTGGACTTTATTATGGACAAGTCCGATAGCGTTTTGAAATCAGATGCGTTTCTTCGAATGTCAAAGTCTGGTTTACATGAAGTGCTTAAACTGGATCAGTTTAACGCAAGTGAATGCGAACTGTACACTGCATGCAAACGGTGGGCAACTCAGAGATGTAGAGACGCGGGCAAAGTGGAAAACTATGAAAATATAAGGCAGGCGTTGACAGATGAACTTGTTTACCTAATTCGATTCCCGACCATGACGTTTGAAGAGTTCACGAATGTTGTAGCCTCTGAAAATGTTCTCACTGATAGCGAACTACTAGGCGTGTATAGACTGATTGCAAACAAGGAAATGGTCTCAAAATATATTTCCAAACCCCGCACTTGTACGTCGAAAAACGTAATGTTTGTAAGCTGTGAAATGGACTTGTAATGGGTCACAAGATGGCATCAGTTTTACAGTGTCTGAAGACTGTGAACTGAGTGCAGTCGATATGTTTTTGCCAGTCTCTGAAGGTTCTGCGACTGGTGTACTGGAGCTGCTTGAGCATACCACAGTAATTCACACCCAGAATGTAACATTGAATTACAATGAATATGAGGTAAATTTGCTCGTTTATTTAGATAAACATCTTCCTCTTAAATCCACACACGAATATTCAATACGACAAAGAATGAAAGGAATGAACGTGTATGCTTGTGGTTCAACCAAAAAGAATATAACGATTGAAGATGTAACAATGACGATGACGGACTTAAAGTTTGGATCGAGTGATAACGGTACCAGCGTTTCACAGGGGCAGTTTTATGGCTTCGAACTTTTAATCAAAGGAAAGACAtgatattgtatattaatttcgcattatatttatgaaaatatttatcaTGTGTTGGGACCATGTATAGCGTATTGATTCATACATACACCGTATtagtttatataatacaaaataattgcTGGTCTATCCATATTTTAACTTGAGTTCTATCATTACACATCCACTATGGTTCTTGTCTACGAAGGATTCCGATTGCTGCTTTTTGGTCGCCATTGCCGCACAAAATAAAAAACGTTGTATCGGTTGTGTAATCTATAAAAACACCGAAAGCAGTTGTgagttataaatttatttatatatggctTGGTTTGGACCAATTTCGACGTAATGATAGCATGGCGATCATATAATTTATGTCGgagaattattttaattttttatacctCATAAATTAATAACCTTATattaaacaataagataattatttgtaaacacATGTATCTAAAACTCGTGAACTATTTTagcaaatttgtatttgtattcgaTTATGTACCGGCACGTGATACACGATTTAATGTAGTCCGAAGTTGCTAAGTGCGATATGATTTAATCGATTACAATCTTTTCCAATTAGGGAACTAATATTCTTTGTAGTAGTATTTCATCTTGTACACCACATATATTCGTCCTGTATctatacacggccgttaatcacgcgcgccacctcttttttgagatgcattaataaatgagccaatgcaacttccgaggtggcgctcaggcccggatgttttgaaatttaacggataagtttacagggtgattaggtttaatatgaTTTTCAAGACATTTCGCAGTATTTTAacaaatcggccaatgtagtgcgattcagcgattataaattcatctaaaaatgtacagaaacattcaatcacaacccatttggaaacgtgaggcgcattataagttgtggcatggtagaattcgtaaatgcaaatcgatgtattttgcctgtgtgacgagcaaattccctgccaattaaatcgctcattacataaaacgattgctttgaacctgtacaagttagTGCGTGCACAAAAACGTCgacttctagccgatctaatagataaatttatatttttcaaaaagagatggagccaatgccaaggaggtggcgctcagattaggaggtggcgccaatgcacatttatagcttatttgaagtgaaatattttatgctaTGGTTTCTCAAAGACCTATagatctataggtctttgggttTCTATTACGCTTACAgaacttacattatttttgtaagttgactacttcagcacatttgagtcgcgtgcgttttaattagaaaaagtagttttctaatgatgtattgatggatttaaacgatcgtctttgtaagataacaacatttaacataatttatacaaatatgttaacggaaaaagaccgagctatcttcatttttttggagTTAATagttgggaaaaacaacataactgagcctaattaagatttgtTGACCTTAGTCTTTTAGTAAATTAAACATTTGGATTAacggccacaaatcatagtttcaagaagaagtgttaTCTTATTCTTATTTCGTGAACTTTCATCATACTCTAAACTAATATTGATGtcaatgaattattttgataatattgaacttaaagttattggtttgattgagtattacaaattgttggtatacaccgtacaatatgtttcattcgtgttggtgacttcttaattgagttgatcacttatatattgaaaatactacattatatttattacatattgtgtttatgttctgtaaagatttgggccttcgtatgtacgttgaaaaataaatttaatataacaaatatcattatccatcaaatctacgtcatgtgataatgtcattgcgatacgactgttaattgataacatcctgcattggcgccacctcctatcattagcgccacctcctaagcattggctccatctcttttggaaaactgcaaaattatctactacgtcggcaagaagccaatatgttTGTggatgcagcatctaatgtatgttgcacgcaatcgtttgatgccgttggCGATTTAATTGGGTGAATATTTCCTCGTAACACATGAAAAACTCATCGGAATGCTTtttaaactccaccatgccacagcttataaaggttctcacgtttttaaatgggttgagaatgcaCGTGTCTGAACATTTTTAGACGActcaatcttcgctgaatcgcactacattgcccgattttaaaaatactgcgaaatatattgtacaaacatattaaacctaatcactCTGTAAAgttgtccatgaaatttcaaaacatccgggcctgagcgccacctcggaagttacattggctcatttattaatgcatcgcaaaaaagagatggcgcgcgtgattaacggccgtgctatagggaggcggaaaacgacaacgggcgaggcatggtatggtattgcgcaagggggggttagagggttagggtttgggttagtgttaggggtcgggttagggtttgggttagcctaaacccaaccctaaccctaacccgaccccttaccctaaccctttttttgggttatcacccctgaccatgcctcgcccgttgtagttttccgcctcccgtatCTATATGACTGGTTCGGGTTCGTTGAACACGATAGCGCCAATCAAGAGTATATGCACCGGTCACTGTATAGATATAGACGGCGCGTGCTCAGTATGGACTTATTAAAACTAACGGATGACGTCACCGCCAATGATACACAAAGCTTTTTTGCATTGTGACGTTTTGCTGTATTGTATTTAGCGTTAACACTAAAACGGAAAACAAGTTAACATCAATTcgtatttcaatttattttgaaagtcTTCCactttatattaaacatatttcaagATATGAATATGTTCTGCAATGAGCTTCATGTGACAAGTATACAAGCGTTGTCAACGTGTTTTCTGCTAATATCGTTGATTATGGCTACATGCATTAGGGTCAGTGTCGTGTTAATATTGACGACCAATAGTGTACCCTTCCCCCCTTTCTAATTCAACGACAGTAAGTTTCAAATTAAATACACATCCTACTTTATCTATTGCAAATAAAGTGTCTTATTGAAACGCCATGCAGAACTGTTTTACCGACTTAAATAAAGTAAGCAATAAGTCATTTTGCATAATTTCACAATGGCGAATGAATAAAAAAGGCTTTATAAAGTTAACGTGTCAATATTTCAGACGGCTTCAATCTGTCATTTTACCCAACGTGTCTAAAACACAAAGATTTAAACAGCCGCGAATGTTGCTTCGGTGTCACAATATTATTGCTACTTATAACATGATTGTTTTTACGTCCCCTTTGTTCACCCGATTTCTTGTCCATGGAGTCCACACACCCGCTTCCGTGTTAACTGACTCGCTCATCGTCCacttttaaatgttgttgtttgttttcactcaGTTTGCGGAATTTGAAAAATTAGGCCATGTTCTTATTCCATCACGAGCTACTCATACAAGTTGCAAACCATATATCTGTATAACAGGACTCAGAAAAGCTCGAATGGCCGTTGTCTGCTCAGATACTAATTAAAAATACCCCGGCCGGGTACTCATTAGTGTTCTACCATGTATCCCGGTAGcagaaaatacgcttaaaggcacccgaTCATACTCCGGGGTAATTGTTTTCCCGTCCCCGGTATACTTTTAATTAGTACCTGAGCCgtcaatgaccaatcgagcctgaGTAAAGGTTATTGAATCTGAATTTTGTATTGCTCACCAAGCGGTTGCCGACATGATGAGACAAAGACTTAGAAAGGGGGAAGTGCTTACAAACTTgcaattgagcctcgctctgtgaaaaaagggtttaatgctcATGCGTCAAGTGCcctcacagataagcctgtgcgcacaggctaattagggacgacactatccgctaaACCTTGCTACTCGCTAAGACGATACTTACTTACCGGTAAACGAAAAACATAATAAcgaaaatttcgtccctgataatcATCTGCGGACAACGCAAGCTTTTCTTGGACGA
This is a stretch of genomic DNA from Dreissena polymorpha isolate Duluth1 chromosome 7, UMN_Dpol_1.0, whole genome shotgun sequence. It encodes these proteins:
- the LOC127838791 gene encoding BTB/POZ domain-containing protein 6-like isoform X4, coding for MSIHWQYAESFVDTNLKMLENEDLCDVTFSAGNEQEQIRCHRFILASRSPVFYAMFCGTLAESKDVICVPDIEPITLKILIRYLYSGKVKINAETVLSLLYAAKKYDIPGLDSKCKSFLNENVNCENVCTILDQAIVFDDEDLKSKSLDFIMDKSDSVLKSDAFLRMSKSGLHEVLKLDQFNASECELYTACKRWATQRCRDAGKVENYENIRQALTDELVYLIRFPTMTFEEFTNVVASENVLTDSELLGVYRLIANKEMVSKYISKPRTCTSKNVMFVSCEMDL
- the LOC127838791 gene encoding BTB/POZ domain-containing protein 6-like isoform X2; translation: MAIHWQYAESFGDTNLKMLENEDLCDVTFSAGNEQEQIRCHRFILASRSPVFYAMFCGTLAESKDVICVPDIEPITLKILIRYLYSGKVKINAETVLSLLYAAKKYDIPGLDSKCKSFLNENVNCENVCTILDQAIVFDDEDLKSKSLDFIMDKSDSVLKSDAFLRMSKSGLHEVLKLDQFNASECELYTACKRWATQRCRDAGKVENYENIRQALTDELVYLIRFPTMTFEEFTNVVASENVLTDSELLGVYRLIANKEMVSKYISKPRTCTSKNVMFVSCEMDL
- the LOC127838791 gene encoding BTB/POZ domain-containing protein 6-like isoform X1, producing the protein MAMAIHWQYAESFGDTNLKMLENEDLCDVTFSAGNEQEQIRCHRFILASRSPVFYAMFCGTLAESKDVICVPDIEPITLKILIRYLYSGKVKINAETVLSLLYAAKKYDIPGLDSKCKSFLNENVNCENVCTILDQAIVFDDEDLKSKSLDFIMDKSDSVLKSDAFLRMSKSGLHEVLKLDQFNASECELYTACKRWATQRCRDAGKVENYENIRQALTDELVYLIRFPTMTFEEFTNVVASENVLTDSELLGVYRLIANKEMVSKYISKPRTCTSKNVMFVSCEMDL